Part of the Aptenodytes patagonicus chromosome 2, bAptPat1.pri.cur, whole genome shotgun sequence genome, ATACAGCTTTACATTCCAAGCAATTACTTGAAAAGGATTGGATCAAAAAGTTGGTGCTTGCTCAAAGCCCCAGAAAAGTGTCCAATTCAAAtccaaattgctttttttgtggCTGAAGCAGTGTTTCCATCACTCTGGGTATTTTGGCTTGATACTCTCAGAACTAGACTTGTGTgtgctgcaaaagaaaagagcCATACAAGGGCAAAAaagatggctttttttccccatcttggAGAGAAAGTAGATTTAAAAGAGTAGGAATCAGGCTCTATTTTTAGACTCTagctttttaattcattagctgGACGGGACTGTTCACATGCAGTCACTTTTCTCACTGGGTCAAGGCTAGTGAACAACTGCTGCGTTACAAGGACAGAGATAAGTGAGCAAGTCCAGCTATTACTCTCCTCCATCGCTAATTACTTCATTCTAAGACCCCCACAAAATCACCAGTGACATTCAGTGACCTTCTGCTGCAAGGAAGAAGCCAACCGCCCCCTCGGTCAGCATCTGTGCCTACCACGGGCAGCGCACCGGCGTCCCTCgcccagcagcacacagctgcctTGCAGAGACTCCCAACACTTCAGAGGCAACGTAAGGAAACAATTACACTTGCTGTTGATTAGCGTGGTCTGTACTTTTCAACTTAGCTAGTGTTGCCAAGTAATGAGCACTTCTATTAGCTACGTGGAAGGGAGTCTACTACCTGCTTATTTAAAGAAATTGCTAAATCACACAATCCGTTTTTACACATCCCACCCTTCAGGACAGAATTAGTTTCTAACAGGAGCTGAATTACTTGCCAGGCCCTCACCTTCTACCAAAGGCTAAGCGATTAGTTAATCTAGGTGGCTTACACAAAAGTGAAATCCAGCCTAATAAAAGCTTACAGTCAACTATTTTCAACAGCACCTGGTATCAGGCTGAAATAGGCTGGTACTGTACAGCCCCATTTCTCTGCAGTTTAACGGTGGTGCTCATTTTGTCTTGCCTAGAAACCAGACAGCTCTTTTAATTATGTCTAAAACATGCCTGTTCAGACTGAGAAATAAGCAGTCCTGCAAGCAGAGCCAAGTAGATGGCTTGGAAATCAATTATTGGATTCCTCCGTGTCTTAATAAATTTCACCAGTGAAATTCCTGatgcttcctcttccctccccccaacCCCCTTCAGCTACAACTTAGTATCCATGTTTCAGGCAGACTCTTGGTGTATAAGGAAGGTTGAACTCAAGTAACAGCTTCTCACCAGGACTACTGTCTCAGATGACTGATTTTCACCAAACTCGTTACGGAACAGACTTGCAACCTCTGTTGAACTTGCACAACAGGTTCAAAAATCAAGTAGGAAAGGCAGAGACCACATGACCTCTCTCTAAACCTGCTTTCCCAAGCTAACAACCCCAAATAAAAGTTTTTTCCCCAAcgttttgccttttttaaacagattttaataaaaagataatttGCCTTTCCTCTTCACACAAATACTGCACTGCAATTTCCcctccttccaacccaaaacactGTTTAACAGAGCGTAAGATACCTCCAGTGTGAGAAGATGCTAAGGCTACCTGATTTCCTGCAGACTTGGGATGAGCTGTATGTACCCACAGCTCCTGCTGAAGACAGTACCACCCGTTTCAAATTCCTTAGCTAGTCTGATCAATACCATACCCTCTAAAATACACTTTCATCAGTAGATTTCAATAAACTTTGGAGGGGATAgtatttccccccttttttaaagttcaaaaagCTACAGGACCATGGGGGTGAACCTCACTCAGGCAAGTCTCACTGAAGACATCCCCCACGCGCCGAAGTTTTGAACCCTGGCAAGTGACACAGCATTAATGCTGACTGCCCAGTCACCTTCCCCATCAATGGCAACGGTCCCGGACGGCTTAACGAGCTCTAGTGCAGTATCATCAGACTCCTAGGAGTCCGACGATAGGGAACTTCCATTTCCTGTCCTACACCATCACAGGGGCTGCTTTCAAGAATCCTCTTCTTCCTAATACTAGTTCCTCCCTCacaggaaaggttaaaaaaacaatCTCCCTTCTTTAGAGGAGCAGATCGCACTTTTTAACATAGCTACAAAAGAatcctttttagttttttttgcttgtttgagcCAAACAAAACATGGCAGGGGATTGCCCTCTTGTGCTATTCTTCCTGGCTTTATGAACATGCTGCCTAGAGTCTCTTCTTCAGGCTACAGTCCTCCTGTAAGAACTTAAAAGAGCAAAGTAAGTTAATTTAAGGGCAAATCTTGGACATTTCAGTCTCGGCATtagttttctgttgtttaaaaactTTTCCACATCCCAAGTTGAAGCTCCAGGAAGACACAGCTACTTCTTGGGCCTTGCGTTGATCCCTTTTCCTACCACTACCCAATGGACGCGGTACAAAATCTGTGGAAGCTAGGACAGCCGTGCAGCTAATTTCCCAGAAATTGTAGTTATCCTCCTCTCAGCATTTTCATGCAATTTGACTTCACGCTGAAAGGTCACACTGTAATTTCAAAAAATGTAGCTTAAAATACATTCATCTATAACTGTCATCCAAATGTGATTATTTCTACTACCTGACCACGCAGAATAAATCAGAATGCAGCTCTTTTAACACCAGAGAAAGGTTCTCTGTTCTGGTATCAAAAGGCAGATCTAAGAAACACTGTCTCCACTGCAAAATGAACAGCCTGGAATCTTGCACAAATGAAGTAATACCTACTCTACAGTCAATATTTTATTAGTCAGCCTGAAACATCACATAGTTCTTTGTGAAGTGTccatatttaaaatactgcacACTTTAATGAACAGAGCAAGCCTTACCTTTCTGTTCTGTGCTTAGTCGATTTAGCCTATGTTTGCAGATAACACAGGCTCAAGAGCTGGTTTCATACTGAAGACGTACAAAAAAacagaacttgaaaaataaaattgccattAGTATTTAATCACCTATAAAAAATAAACTAGCGCTTTCATTTTACATCTCATTGCACAAGATCAAAACTGGCCTTCAGTCTAAGCACAGGACACACAGACCCCAACTTACAAGACAGTGAAGTATACTCAGACCAACAGAAAGAAGAACATGGACTAGCCATTAAGCTTTCAATTCACACTGCACATGTCTTTTCAGTCCTACCAAAAGTGAAACCCATCGCAGAACTCCATGCTTGGGGCCTACAATCTTCACAAATatcaaattacattttcaaaaacctttcaaaatatgGAAACAACTGAACTCCTGGAGAACTCTACACTTCTCCACATAAaccaagaagcagcagaagcacTTGTTAAATTCAACAACCTGCATCAGCTTTATTAGATCGTTACATTTACAAGAATTAACGGTAACGGTGCAGCTGCAGGGTATTGCGTCTTCTCCAGGCAGCACGACGTGAGCCACCAATGGTGTGGTGGAATTTGTGGCCCTTGCCAAGACCACGACTCTTCCGCCCGGCCGATGTCAGCCCACGCATCTCTCTGTGCTTGTGAACGGGTTTGGTGATCCATTGGGTATCAGGGTTGCGCCTGATGGTCTTATGGAAGGGATCAATCAGGATCACTTCGAAAAACTTGTAAGTGGAATCTTCACCCACCCAATACGAGTTCAAGACTCTCAGAGCCCCACAGTGACGGCCAGCACgttcctaggggaaaaaaaataaatgcaaaaggcTGCAAAATCATGGATGCAGGGCATTCTTCATGCAGAAAGATATGAATAACTCAAACCTAAAATTTTGTAGCTGCTAGAAATTTCAGTTTGCCCTGAGAGACCCTCTCTTCCTAAAAGAACTGTTCCCCTTCCAGTTGCAAAGGTGCAAGAAAAAGTAATAGCTGAAAGgaatgctgtattaaaaaaaaaaaaaggctgcttggATTCCTACATGAAATGGGTTTTAAAGAATGTAAGGAGGAAGGTGCTTGGTTGACAAAAGACAGAACTACTTTGTACACAGAAGCACCCAATAAGTAAATACACAGAGTTAAAAACAACTTTAACGTGAAGATGAAGAGCACAAGCTGCACTTGGGGCCACGGAACAATCTTTTGTGGGAAGTTATGAAAGACTGATCGATTTGCACATCCAAAGCTACAGGGGAGAAAGACATTTCTGCAGAGAATAAGCCCGTACTgataggagaaaagaaaacagctgatATAACAAGTCTTTGTTCCACTGCTGGTATATTAGTGCTTGCTATTCCTATCCTCACTTGTGGTTGGAAAGAAGCAATCttagtttagaaaacaaaacaaagcagaaaatatcaATTATGCAACTCCATCTGCCTCTCCTGTCAAGAATGCTCCTTATTTAAAACACTAAAAGTGTGTTTAATCCTAGGCCTTTATCATCACCATGGGAAAGTATGAACCAATGTAGCTCACCCATCTTCTGTCCCAGTGCAATCCCAACCTATTCCTTCAGTCTTCCACTAAACAGCACTTGACTAGTCATTTTCTGCATATGTAATAAAATTCTTTCAAGTCCTTGTTTTATTCTGGCATGTGAGTGCAACACATACATTAAACATTAGAACACCAACCACCCTCAACCAGCTTCTGTGTGGGGATGGTAGCTACAATGGAGGTTTTCTATTTCTATAATATTTCTATCGGAAAAATCTAAGTCTTCCAGGAAAGAGCGTGTCAGATTCAGAAAATTTTGAACTAAAACTGAGGGCCAACAACCTCTTCCATGAGCTGTCACCACAAGTGAGCATGTGATTAGCCATCAGGTATCTGGTAATAGCATATATGAAGAGCATGCCATGAGCACTGAAGACAcagaattgcatttttaatttaaactcatcatctgtgtttcttttaaattagcatgTCCCATttacgggttttttttttcccttttaaaaaaacacaccgTATTCAACTTGCTGAAGTCACTTAGGAATATTTTTGAAGTCCTGGGAACAGAATAGTCTTCTGCTTCAAGATGGAAAGGCAATGAGCAGTCTTCATACTTCCACAATGTCTCTTTTTTGAGAGTGCAGACTAGTATTAATTCTAACCTGCTGAAAGAGTTTTTTCTAAAGGCGAGAACTACATCTCTTCAACACTACTACTGTGACATTATGAAAAAGATCTC contains:
- the RPL15 gene encoding large ribosomal subunit protein eL15; amino-acid sequence: MGAYKYIQELWRKKQSDVMRFLLRVRCWQYRQLSALHRAPRPTRPDKARRLGYKAKQGYVIYRVRVRRGGRKRPVPKGATYGKPVHHGVNQLKFARSLQSVAEERAGRHCGALRVLNSYWVGEDSTYKFFEVILIDPFHKTIRRNPDTQWITKPVHKHREMRGLTSAGRKSRGLGKGHKFHHTIGGSRRAAWRRRNTLQLHRYR